A genomic stretch from Taeniopygia guttata chromosome 9, bTaeGut7.mat, whole genome shotgun sequence includes:
- the PIGZ gene encoding GPI mannosyltransferase 4: protein MVARALWVLLAALRAGWCLLPQSGYLHPDEFFQAPEVMAGDILNLQVYYPWEFLTNSPCRTVVFPLMTSGVTYWVIKSLQQLDICSSCINSYTLLVSPRLLFTIFSFILDYSVYRLAPFWGADPWKALVLLAGSYVTLVFYTRTFTNTLEGLLFALLMVLVSSRKSSGCSAEPTSSSLIGVITTAGFFNRPTFLAFALMPLLYWAGLIVDSRKSIKTLINHFLKFILCACFTAFVFITADTFYFTSVSLDNLYSTNKSSLIEIIVELHDKMVVTPFNFLSYNLNPHNLALHGSHPRVTHFTVNGVMLFGILHILAIGAGFKMLKKYVHQLMLVRWCCHGLPGFLVHSEGSPTLLLFYFVPLAFLSLFSHQEPRFLIPLILPLVLFSASPNRAVKWKLLVVLFNLLGALMFGCLHQGGLIPCLFHLEQLIHSPASSSHPRHYTLLFAHTYMPPRSLLNIKKTDVHVEVIDMAGAGEEVLCQTVQQRASNFTCSDCHIFIIIPGTVRAAITKCGVSFKNETLIFPHLSMEDPPQIPVLASGNWRSQLGLYILELNRDHQSL, encoded by the exons ATGGTGGCGCGGGcgctgtgggtgctgctggcgGCGCTGCGGGCGGGCTGGTGCCTCCTGCCGCAGAGCGGGTACCTGCACCCCGACGAGTTCTTCCAGGCGCCCGAGGTCATGGCAG GAGATATTTTAAATCTACAGGTCTATTATCCATGGGAGTTCCTTACCAACTCTCCTTGCAGAACAGTTGTTTTCCCATTAATGACATCAGGAGTTACGTACTGGGTGATCAAGTCTTTGCAGCAGTTGGACATATGTTCAAGTTGCATCAACAGCTACACTCTCCTTGTATCTCCTCGCCTGCTCTttacaatattttctttcatactCGACTATAGTGTTTATCGATTGGCCCCTTTCTGGGGAGCGGATCCGTGGAAAGCACTGGTGCTTCTTGCTGGATCCTATGTCACGCTGGTGTTTTATACAAGAACATTTACCAACACACTCGAAGGACTTCTCTTTGCTCTTCTCATGGTACTGGTTTCTTCAAGGAAGTCCAGTGGCTGCTCAGCAGAGCCTACAAGCAGCTCTCTCATAGGTGTCATAACAACTGCTGGGTTTTTCAACAGGCCAACCTTTCTGGCATTTGCTCTAATGCCCCTGCTTTACTGGGCTGGTTTAATTGTTGACTCTCGAAAGAGCATTAAAACTCTCATAAACCACTTCTTGAAGTTTATCCTATGTGCATGTTttactgcttttgttttcataaCTGCTGACACCTTCTATTTTACCTCCGTGAGCTTAGACAACCTCTACAGCACTAACAAGAGCAGCCTAATTGAGATAATCGTTGAACTACATGACAAAATGGTAGTAACCCCCTTCAATTTTCTCAGCTATAATCTTAATCCTCATAATCTTGCACTGCATGGAAGTCACCCACGAGTTACACATTTTACAGTCAATGGAGTAATGCTGTTTGGTATCTTACACATTCTGGCCATCGGTGCTGGCTTTAAAATGCTAAAGAAATATGTCCACCAGTTAATGCTGGTCAGATGGTGTTGCCATGGGCTGCCTGGGTTCCTGGTGCATTCTGAGGGCAGTCCAACGttgctgctgttttattttgttcctttggCATTTCTGTCCCTGTTCAGTCACCAGGAGCCTCGGtttctcatccctctcatcctGCCGTTGGTCCTGTTCAGCGCGTCACCAAACAGAGCTGTGAAATGGAAACTCCTCGTTGTTCTGTTCAACCTTCTGGGGGCACTAATGTTCGGGTGCTTGCACCAGGGAGGGCTCATTCCCTGTTTGTTTCACTTGGAGCAGCTCATCCATTCTCCAGCATCCTCAAGCCATCCGCGGCACTACACTCTGCTCTTTGCACACACCTACATGCCTCCAAGGTCTCTGCTCAATATCAAGAAGACAGATGTGCACGTGGAAGTCATTGacatggctggggctggagaagAAGTCCTCTGCCAGACAGTACAGCAGCGAGCAAGCAATTTTACCTGCAGTGACTGCCACATCTTTATTATAATCCCTGGTACTGTCAGAGCTGCAATTACAAAATGTGGTGTCTCATTCAAGAACGAGACTTTGATATTTCCTCACTTATCAATGGAAGACCCACCACAAATACCTGTCCTAGCCAGTGGAAATTGGAGGAGTCAGTTAGGACTTTACATCCTTGAGCTAAACAGAGATCATCAGAGCCTTTAG